Proteins from one Escherichia coli genomic window:
- a CDS encoding toprim domain-containing protein, translated as MTPSELSDLLWAQVDRVAPHLLPNGKKEGHEWVAGNVNGDKGNSLKVNLSGKKKWADFAEGDGGDMLDLWMACRGINLHQAMQEAKAFLGIKDDDHHFDAKREKKFSRPDRKKIARYVTRTESHLEYLQSRGISPEVVKRYEVVSGKVWNGERELDALVIPYKRDGELLQVKRISTERPDGKKVIMAEGDCEPCLFGWQALDAGVRAVVLCEGEIDCMSYAQYGISALRTIGATATLGVSMGLEAGFGAIMRLYESKAARDMLLRLANTKAGTPAYERALNNAANAIRPILASQITAEQ; from the coding sequence ATGACGCCAAGTGAACTTAGCGACCTGCTTTGGGCGCAGGTTGACAGGGTGGCTCCGCACCTGTTGCCAAACGGCAAGAAAGAGGGGCATGAGTGGGTTGCCGGTAACGTCAACGGTGACAAGGGAAACAGCCTTAAGGTCAACCTTAGCGGCAAGAAAAAATGGGCTGATTTCGCTGAGGGAGACGGCGGTGACATGCTTGATTTGTGGATGGCATGCCGTGGAATTAACCTGCATCAGGCTATGCAGGAAGCGAAAGCATTTCTCGGTATCAAGGATGACGATCACCATTTCGATGCCAAACGTGAGAAGAAATTCTCCAGACCTGATCGCAAGAAAATCGCCCGCTACGTTACCAGAACAGAATCCCATCTTGAGTACCTGCAATCGCGTGGCATATCGCCAGAAGTCGTAAAGCGCTACGAGGTTGTCAGCGGCAAGGTGTGGAATGGAGAACGAGAACTGGATGCTCTGGTGATTCCGTACAAACGCGATGGTGAGTTGTTGCAGGTCAAGCGAATCAGCACTGAGCGCCCGGACGGGAAGAAAGTCATTATGGCAGAAGGTGATTGCGAACCTTGTCTGTTCGGATGGCAGGCTCTGGACGCTGGCGTGAGGGCGGTTGTACTTTGCGAAGGCGAAATTGATTGTATGAGCTATGCGCAATACGGCATCTCGGCGTTAAGGACGATTGGAGCAACTGCGACTCTTGGTGTATCAATGGGGCTTGAGGCTGGTTTTGGTGCAATTATGCGCTTGTATGAATCCAAAGCCGCAAGGGATATGCTTCTTCGTTTGGCTAACACAAAAGCAGGAACACCAGCCTATGAAAGAGCGCTAAATAATGCTGCGAATGCTATACGTCCTATACTTGCAAGCCAAATTACAGCAGAACAATAG
- a CDS encoding phage head-binding domain-containing protein has product MTDITANVVVSMPSQLFTMARSFKAVANGKIYIGKIDTDPVNPENQIPVYLEREDGTHVQVSQPIVINAAGYPVYNGQIAKFVTVQGHSMAVYDAYGSQQFYFPNVLKYDPDQFSQRMENVPDIHTLMSEPAGNHTLNVIGYVPGTNFGGGQFYWDASMPKSQHNGITIFSPTVPWDGSYSGLTAFLSGTGETDGGGTGCWMRSNKGDIMASWAGFDITGNQVADDIIKAACILAANTRRCLRIDPGSIVKWGFTHPTQYHDKFNLNVQTSVVLDGINGLTVYADNDVEFNTDHPVYRERVVFGVFNGKNNTFKGFNWNSNFTDYSISPTDTEHKIQEHWKGFVFEGCSYNSVRKNNVNACHVFVLADNINLSTNLQNKNIQLIENKLKYVVNYCFLSRALEWYVFDKNEVSFQGRKWHTFGEAAAPTTQTKHIRICDNKFTDQIAQQACITPGPHIESGLISGNFCKRHYGIFIENGSTSNLIITNNTSISTGERADTTHILLVGEVDDQPIGNSPHSNVLISNNMFQGGGESIREYNTGVSLRTGFRIINNQMVDCKPPAITNQSFIGLEFIGNYLVAPTDFPDLRLGGQHTVIKDNTLIGVRIRARDLGYTVIDMSVTENAFRANSLGDSYPALIDFTEFTGLVAKENNVSASHFTNVIVLPDNCNIAGFRYLGITEGLLDNPSTLYGSKLQCKLGDIVYNREPSIYQNKLCWTCVDSSSKTFGSVTVAI; this is encoded by the coding sequence ATGACAGACATTACAGCCAATGTTGTAGTGAGTATGCCTTCGCAACTCTTCACTATGGCGCGTTCTTTTAAAGCCGTAGCCAATGGAAAAATTTATATCGGTAAAATTGACACTGATCCGGTAAATCCTGAAAACCAGATTCCAGTATATCTGGAACGAGAAGACGGCACTCATGTTCAAGTGTCACAACCAATCGTTATAAATGCTGCCGGATATCCGGTATATAACGGACAGATTGCCAAGTTCGTAACTGTGCAAGGCCATTCTATGGCTGTTTATGATGCGTATGGTTCGCAGCAGTTCTATTTTCCCAATGTGCTGAAGTATGATCCCGATCAGTTTAGCCAGCGAATGGAGAATGTTCCTGACATCCATACCTTAATGAGCGAGCCTGCTGGGAATCACACATTAAATGTAATTGGATACGTACCAGGAACCAACTTTGGCGGCGGGCAGTTTTACTGGGATGCCAGCATGCCTAAATCTCAGCACAACGGTATCACCATATTCAGCCCCACAGTTCCGTGGGATGGTTCGTATTCGGGTCTGACTGCGTTCCTTTCTGGAACTGGTGAGACTGATGGTGGTGGAACAGGGTGTTGGATGCGCTCTAATAAGGGGGACATCATGGCATCATGGGCTGGATTTGATATAACTGGAAACCAGGTTGCTGATGACATCATAAAAGCAGCGTGTATATTAGCCGCTAATACTCGTAGATGTCTTCGTATAGATCCTGGAAGCATTGTTAAATGGGGGTTTACCCATCCCACTCAATACCATGACAAGTTCAACCTAAACGTCCAAACATCTGTGGTTCTTGACGGCATTAATGGCCTTACAGTTTATGCGGATAATGATGTTGAATTTAATACTGATCATCCTGTCTACAGAGAAAGAGTAGTATTTGGTGTGTTTAATGGGAAAAATAATACATTTAAAGGATTTAACTGGAATAGTAACTTTACAGACTACAGTATATCTCCTACTGATACTGAGCATAAGATACAAGAACACTGGAAAGGTTTTGTGTTTGAAGGTTGTTCTTATAATAGCGTAAGGAAAAATAATGTTAATGCCTGCCATGTTTTCGTGCTGGCTGATAACATCAATCTATCAACAAATCTTCAGAATAAAAATATTCAATTGATTGAAAACAAACTTAAATATGTTGTTAATTATTGTTTTCTTTCAAGAGCTTTGGAGTGGTATGTTTTTGACAAGAATGAAGTTTCTTTTCAAGGCAGAAAGTGGCATACGTTTGGTGAGGCAGCAGCGCCAACAACACAAACAAAGCATATTCGCATATGCGACAACAAATTTACTGATCAGATTGCTCAGCAAGCATGCATAACACCAGGACCACATATCGAAAGTGGATTGATCAGTGGAAACTTCTGCAAACGGCATTACGGAATTTTCATTGAGAATGGTAGCACCTCAAATCTTATTATCACTAATAACACCAGTATTAGTACTGGTGAAAGGGCTGATACTACTCATATTCTTCTTGTTGGTGAAGTCGATGACCAGCCTATAGGTAACTCACCACATTCAAACGTTTTAATTTCTAACAATATGTTTCAAGGAGGAGGAGAGTCCATCAGAGAATATAATACTGGAGTTTCTTTACGAACAGGATTCAGAATTATTAACAATCAGATGGTTGACTGTAAGCCTCCTGCAATTACAAACCAATCATTTATCGGTCTTGAGTTCATAGGCAACTACCTTGTAGCACCAACAGATTTCCCTGATCTGAGATTAGGAGGTCAGCATACAGTCATCAAAGATAACACACTGATTGGTGTAAGAATAAGAGCGAGAGATCTTGGTTATACAGTCATTGATATGAGTGTTACAGAAAATGCATTTAGGGCTAACTCTTTGGGGGATAGCTATCCAGCACTCATAGACTTCACTGAATTTACAGGATTAGTTGCAAAAGAAAATAATGTATCAGCATCTCATTTCACCAATGTTATTGTACTTCCAGATAACTGCAATATTGCTGGGTTTAGATATCTAGGTATTACCGAAGGTCTATTAGACAATCCATCAACTTTGTATGGTTCTAAACTACAATGTAAGCTTGGAGATATTGTATATAATAGAGAGCCATCTATATATCAAAATAAACTTTGCTGGACGTGCGTTGATTCATCATCAAAAACATTTGGTTCTGTAACCGTAGCAATATAA